One stretch of Amblyraja radiata isolate CabotCenter1 chromosome 9, sAmbRad1.1.pri, whole genome shotgun sequence DNA includes these proteins:
- the LOC116976863 gene encoding acyl-coenzyme A thioesterase 1-like — MAARVWLEPGYKCLSDEPVRVRVGGLSPLQPVTMRASLSDEKGETFGSAAFYRADERGELDLNHSPSLGGHYTGTEPMGLFWSLTPVKPFSRLVKRDVAGSPLRVHIEVFDGHDGDAQERPLASCVNERWFMKEGVTRIPVREGRVRGVLFVPPGDGPFPGIIDMYGSVGGVVEHRASLLASRGFLTLALGYFGYDDLPKDFLNIDLEYFEEAVNLLRHHSKVKGPGVGAIGISKGGDLVLSMTTFIPHVIAAVSIGGCNANTLGNLHYKNITLPGLRYTWDRIKFSDLNLIDISEVTNNPKDEENKDCIIPLEKAEGHFLFVVGEDDKNWNTPLFAQQAVERLKENGKNNYEILTYPESGHLLEPAYFPFCYASFHRLVGLPVIWGGQMKPHSIAQIDLWPRIQRFLRKHLEKQSKL; from the exons ATGGCCGCCCGCGTGTGGTTGGAGCCCGGCTACAAGTGCCTGAGCGACGAGCCGGTGCGGGTGCGGGTGGGCGGTTTGTCGCCGCTACAACCGGTCACCATGAGGGCCAGCCTGAGCGACGAGAAGGGCGAGACTTTCGGCTCGGCGGCTTTCTACCGGGCGGACGAACGGGGCGAGCTGGACCTGAACCACTCGCCATCCCTGGGCGGCCACTACACCGGCACCGAGCCCATGGGGCTCTTCTGGTCGCTCACCCCCGTCAAACCTTTCAGTCGGCTGGTGAAGAGGGACGTGGCCGGATCGCCGCTGCGGGTCCACATCGAGGTGTTTGACGGGCACGACGGCGACGCCCAGGAGCGGCCCCTGGCCTCCTGTGTCAATGAGCGGTGGTTCATGAAGGAAGGGGTGACCAGGATCCCGGTCAGAGAGGGCAGGGTCCGCGGGGTGCTCTTCGTCCCACCCG GTGATGGTCCCTTTCCCGGAATTATTGATATGTATGGGTCAGTCGGTGGAGTGGTTGAGCACAGAGCTAGTCTCTTAGCAAGTCGTGGATTTCTGACATTGGCTCTAGGATATTTTGGATACGATGACCTTCCAAAGGATTTTCTTAACATTGATCTTGAATATTTTGAAGAAGCTGTGAACCTTCTGAGGCACCATTCAAAG GTTAAAGGTCCAGGAGTTGGAGCAATAGGAATATCAAAGGGAGGAGACCTAGTTCTTTCAATGACCACGTTTATTCCGCATGTGATAGCAGCGGTCAGCATTGGTGGATGCAATGCAAATACCTTGGGTAACTTGCATTACAAAAACATCACTCTTCCAGGCTTGAGATATACATGGGACCGGATAAAATTTAGTGACTTAAATCTTATTGATATCTCTGAAGTGACAAATAATCCAAAGGATGAAGAAAATAAAGATTGCATCATCCCATTAGAAAAGGCTGAGGGTCATTTTTTGTTTGTGGTTGGAGAGGATGACAAGAATTGGAACACACCTCTCTTTGCTCAGCAAGCTGTTGAACGACTGAAAGAAAATGGAAAAAATAACTATGAAATTCTGACTTATCCAGAGTCTGGACACCTCCTGGAGCCTGCATATTTTCCATTCTGTTATGCCTCTTTTCATCGGTTGGTAGGGCTACCTGTGATATGGGGAGGGCAAATGAAACCACATTCAATAGCCCAAATAGATCTTTGGCCTAGGATCCAACGATTTCTAAGAAAACATCTGGAAAAACAAAGCAAATTGTAA
- the LOC116976862 gene encoding acyl-coenzyme A thioesterase 1-like isoform X1 produces the protein MAARVWLEPGYKCLSDEPVRVRVGGLSPLQPVTMRAGLSDEKGETFGSAAFYRADERGELDLNRSPSLGGHYTGTEPMGLFWSLTPVKPFSRLVKRDVAGSPLRVHIEVFDGHDGDPQERPLASCVNERWFMKEGVTRIPVREGRVRGVLFVPPGDGPFPGIIDMYGSVGGVVEHRASLLASRGFLTLALGYFGYDDLPKDFLNLDLEYFEEAVNLLRHHSKVKGPGVGAIGISKGGDLALSMTTFIPHVIAAVSIGGCNANTLGNLHYKNITLSGLGITLDRAKFCESNLIDISEVTNNPKDEENKDCIIPLEKAEGHFLFVVGEDDKNWNTPLFAQQAVERLKENGKNNYEILTYPESGHLLEPAYFPFCYASFHPLVGLPVIWGGQMKPHSIAQMDLWPRIQRFLRKHLEKQSKL, from the exons ATGGCCGCCCGCGTGTGGTTGGAGCCCGGCTACAAGTGCCTGAGCGACGAGCCGGTGCGGGTGCGGGTGGGCGGTTTGTCGCCGCTACAACCGGTCACCATGAGGGCCGGCCTGAGCGACGAGAAGGGCGAGACTTTCGGCTCGGCGGCTTTCTACCGGGCGGACGAACGGGGCGAGCTGGACCTGAACCGCTCGCCATCCCTGGGCGGCCACTACACCGGCACCGAGCCCATGGGGCTCTTCTGGTCGCTCACCCCCGTCAAACCTTTCAGTCGGCTGGTGAAGAGGGACGTGGCCGGATCGCCGCTGCGGGTCCACATCGAGGTGTTTGACGGCCACGACGGCGACCCCCAGGAGCGGCCCCTGGCCTCCTGTGTCAATGAGCGGTGGTTCATGAAGGAAGGGGTGACCAGGATCCCGGTCAGAGAGGGCAGGGTCCGCGGGGTGCTCTTCGTCCCACCCG GTGATGGTCCATTTCCCGGAATTATTGATATGTATGGGTCAGTCGGTGGAGTGGTTGAGCACAGAGCTAGTCTCTTAGCAAGTCGTGGATTTCTGACATTGGCTCTAGGATATTTTGGATACGATGACCTTCCAAAGGATTTTCTTAACCTTGATCTTGAATATTTTGAAGAAGCTGTGAACCTTCTGAGGCACCATTCAAAG GTTAAAGGTCCAGGAGTTGGAGCAATAGGAATATCAAAGGGAGGAGACCTAGCTCTTTCAATGACCACGTTTATTCCGCATGTGATAGCAGCGGTCAGCATTGGTGGATGCAATGCAAATACCTTGGGTAACTTGCATTACAAAAACATCACTCTTTCAGGCTTGGGAATTACTTTGGACCGAGCAAAATTTTGTGAATCAAATCTAATTGATATCTCTGAAGTGACAAATAATCCAAAGGATGAAGAAAATAAAGATTGCATCATCCCATTAGAAAAGGCTGAGGGTCATTTTTTGTTTGTGGTTGGAGAGGATGACAAGAATTGGAACACACCTCTCTTTGCTCAGCAAGCTGTTGAACGACTGAAAGAAAATGGAAAAAATAACTATGAAATTCTGACTTACCCAGAGTCTGGACACCTCCTGGAGCCTGCATATTTTCCATTCTGTTATGCCTCTTTTCATCCGTTGGTAGGGCTACCTGTGATATGGGGAGGGCAAATGAAACCACATTCAATAGCCCAAATGGATCTTTGGCCTAGGATCCAACGATTTCTAAGAAAACATCTGGAAAAACAAAGCAAATTGTAA
- the LOC116976862 gene encoding acyl-coenzyme A thioesterase 1-like isoform X2 — protein sequence MGKLKRKLNTRSPASSPIAAEVFGRDGPFPGIIDMYGSVGGVVEHRASLLASRGFLTLALGYFGYDDLPKDFLNLDLEYFEEAVNLLRHHSKVKGPGVGAIGISKGGDLALSMTTFIPHVIAAVSIGGCNANTLGNLHYKNITLSGLGITLDRAKFCESNLIDISEVTNNPKDEENKDCIIPLEKAEGHFLFVVGEDDKNWNTPLFAQQAVERLKENGKNNYEILTYPESGHLLEPAYFPFCYASFHPLVGLPVIWGGQMKPHSIAQMDLWPRIQRFLRKHLEKQSKL from the exons ATGGGAAAACTAAAACGAAAACTAAACACTCGATCTCCAGCCAGCAGTCCGATCGCTGCAGAAGTATTTGGAC GTGATGGTCCATTTCCCGGAATTATTGATATGTATGGGTCAGTCGGTGGAGTGGTTGAGCACAGAGCTAGTCTCTTAGCAAGTCGTGGATTTCTGACATTGGCTCTAGGATATTTTGGATACGATGACCTTCCAAAGGATTTTCTTAACCTTGATCTTGAATATTTTGAAGAAGCTGTGAACCTTCTGAGGCACCATTCAAAG GTTAAAGGTCCAGGAGTTGGAGCAATAGGAATATCAAAGGGAGGAGACCTAGCTCTTTCAATGACCACGTTTATTCCGCATGTGATAGCAGCGGTCAGCATTGGTGGATGCAATGCAAATACCTTGGGTAACTTGCATTACAAAAACATCACTCTTTCAGGCTTGGGAATTACTTTGGACCGAGCAAAATTTTGTGAATCAAATCTAATTGATATCTCTGAAGTGACAAATAATCCAAAGGATGAAGAAAATAAAGATTGCATCATCCCATTAGAAAAGGCTGAGGGTCATTTTTTGTTTGTGGTTGGAGAGGATGACAAGAATTGGAACACACCTCTCTTTGCTCAGCAAGCTGTTGAACGACTGAAAGAAAATGGAAAAAATAACTATGAAATTCTGACTTACCCAGAGTCTGGACACCTCCTGGAGCCTGCATATTTTCCATTCTGTTATGCCTCTTTTCATCCGTTGGTAGGGCTACCTGTGATATGGGGAGGGCAAATGAAACCACATTCAATAGCCCAAATGGATCTTTGGCCTAGGATCCAACGATTTCTAAGAAAACATCTGGAAAAACAAAGCAAATTGTAA